A stretch of DNA from ANME-2 cluster archaeon:
ATCACTATCAATTAACAGCTGGAAATGAATACCTATGTACTGAAGACCACACCTTCAGAACATTCCCACTTAATGACTCATTCATCTTCATCGTGTATGGGGATACGAGAGAACAAACTCCGTTATTCACGCAAATGGAGAGGCACAAACTTGTTGCAGACCGTATCTCCGAAGAGGAGAATATCTCGTTCGTGCTGCATACTGGAGATTTTGTCTGTTCCGGAGAAGACCTTGAAGAATGGAATGATTTCTTCGGTGCCGGAAGGGCAATGCTGGCAAACACAACTATCTATCCTGCGCTTGGAAATCATGAAGACAATCACACAAACTACTATGATGCGTTTAATGTCTCCCAGTGGTACTCGTTCAACTGCGGCAATGCACATTTCACAGTTCTCGATAGCAACGATTGGGCAGACATGACCGAACAGACAGAATGGCTGCAGGATGACCTTGACAACACTGCAACATGGAAATTCGTATCGTTCCACCATCCACCATACAGCTCTGATAAACGTCATTGGGGTGGCTGGTCGCTTCAAAGGGATCACTGGGAAGATATTTTCATAGATAATAGTGTGGATGCAGTATTCAACGGTCACGTGCATGCCTATGAGCGGTACAAGGAGAATGGAATTCAATATATGGTTCTGGGCTGTGGTGGAGCGCCGTCTTATTGGCTTGCTGAGGAGAAGATACCGGGCTACCAGAACAGTTTTGAACATACGCTCGGATACGCGAAGATCACAATAAAAAGTAATACAGTGACAATGGACATTATAAAAGTTGCAGATGTCTCTGAAGATAACAAAGAGGTTACATATATTTATCCAAAAAATACGGTATTTGAAACTGTTATCCTTGAAGGAGCATCGACATCCCCTCCCCATTCTCCTTTTTCATCGCTGACCACACATGCAAACGGAAAGAACCCTATGGTTGGAATATCGCTTAACAGGAGTGTGATAGACTATGGGAATGTAGTGGCAGGTCACAACTCAAATAATGAATCTGTTAAGATCACAAATATTGGATCATCGTGTATGACGGTGACACTCGAAGTTAACAGTGAAAGTGAAACAGCACAGAATTTCTATGAACAGTCGCTGTACATGGATAACGTACAGTATGATCCCGCAATTATTATTGCACATATCCCGGAATCAAATTCAAAAGATGTAGTTACCCAGCTGATAATTCCATCTGATTGTATTGAAGCTGGGAGACAGGATGCGACATTTGTATTCTGGGCGGAGGTATAAAATGAAAATGAAAATGAATAAAGAATGGATATTTTTAATAATTCTAACCGGGTATGTTTGTGCAGTCCCATTTGCAGCTTCTGCCACTGGTTTTGCAGTAGGTCCACCATCTATTAATCTCACAGTGCCTGTAGATGGAGAAAATACTATCGTTGTCTATGTTACGTCACATGACTATGATGGTGAAGTTGTGGTTGGAACTGAAAACATTCCGCTGCGGGTTTCCCCGAAAGTGATACAGTTGAGTGATACAGACGAGAACAGGAGAATTGAACTGACATTCTACGGTAACAGATCAGTCAAAGAAGAAACTTACTCAGGTAAATTGACCTTTCTCGGATCAACTGAAAAAAACATTGTTGGTGGGGTGAAGATCAAGGTAGCTGTTACCCAGATAAGCCGTGCTGATGCAGGTGCTGGCGGTATACAGGGTTCAATTATTGACTCATTACGTGCAAACTCTACTGTAATCATCGGGACACTCCTGGTCATGGTGAGCTTGATACTTGGCATAGGGATCGGAAGGAGAAGAAAGTGAAAAAACAGTATCCACTTCAAATCTAAAGGTAATTTGAAAATTATTAGACAGGATTTACAGGATCGACAGGATATACCGCAACGTCAACATCATGTAAATCCTGTAAATCCGGTCAAAATACCATGCTTTTTGAAGTGGATACAAAAAACACATTATTATGAATCGAACAATACTTGTTTGGCTGATGTTTGTGTTCTTTGTGTCTACGACATCTGTGACAATAGTGCAGGCAGCGGGACCAACGACAGAAGTGTATGTGGTAAAGTATGCAGAGAATGGAACGATCTTACACGAAACGACTGTAACGTATCAATGGATGGAGGCAAACTTGCCGGTCTATGGAGATGGAATAACGCATTACTATCACCAGGGAGCAGTGTTTGAGGGTGACAAATGGGACCCGAATGAAACCAGGAGTTATAAAGATAAGGGTGCTGTGAAAGGTACGGATATTCGAAATCTATGTGATCTAACTGGAGGCATGGTTTCTGGCGATGACGTGATGATCCGTGCATCTGATGGTTATCATGTGGAGTTTGGTTACACAAATGTATATGAGCCGCAACCCAGACAGGGAGTTATGGTCCTTTCCTGGTATAATGGTGAGGATACAAAAGTCGGTGAGAGTCAGGGAGTGGGTTATCCACCTGATTATTATACAGGAATGCGGCTTGTATTCTTTTCTGACAACTCTACCAATCCTGAAAAAAAACACGTTTTCGGAGTCTGGGACATGCATGAATGCCTTCCTGAAGCATCGCAGCACTTTTACGAACTATATCCCTCTACAAATGGTCTGTCAATAAAATGGG
This window harbors:
- a CDS encoding argininosuccinate synthase codes for the protein MNRTILVWLMFVFFVSTTSVTIVQAAGPTTEVYVVKYAENGTILHETTVTYQWMEANLPVYGDGITHYYHQGAVFEGDKWDPNETRSYKDKGAVKGTDIRNLCDLTGGMVSGDDVMIRASDGYHVEFGYTNVYEPQPRQGVMVLSWYNGEDTKVGESQGVGYPPDYYTGMRLVFFSDNSTNPEKKHVFGVWDMHECLPEASQHFYELYPSTNGLSIKWVDELRIYSGGYFGEDVGPAKSLSTRISGGEEGVAGGEGADGENGVAGGESAGCEDGVAGGESAGCEDGVAGGEGDSGGIGGSTGVGSLPGFGSIPVILGLLLVAYMGRTR
- a CDS encoding metallophosphoesterase family protein encodes the protein MKLKKMKRRGMICIMIFGLIIIPIADADILWGPYITNTGINSATINWKTENATTGIVKYATEEYYTGNSGYDHTITDTENKQLHHLIITNLTPSMKYHYQLTAGNEYLCTEDHTFRTFPLNDSFIFIVYGDTREQTPLFTQMERHKLVADRISEEENISFVLHTGDFVCSGEDLEEWNDFFGAGRAMLANTTIYPALGNHEDNHTNYYDAFNVSQWYSFNCGNAHFTVLDSNDWADMTEQTEWLQDDLDNTATWKFVSFHHPPYSSDKRHWGGWSLQRDHWEDIFIDNSVDAVFNGHVHAYERYKENGIQYMVLGCGGAPSYWLAEEKIPGYQNSFEHTLGYAKITIKSNTVTMDIIKVADVSEDNKEVTYIYPKNTVFETVILEGASTSPPHSPFSSLTTHANGKNPMVGISLNRSVIDYGNVVAGHNSNNESVKITNIGSSCMTVTLEVNSESETAQNFYEQSLYMDNVQYDPAIIIAHIPESNSKDVVTQLIIPSDCIEAGRQDATFVFWAEV